From the Pseudanabaena sp. FACHB-2040 genome, one window contains:
- a CDS encoding HU family DNA-binding protein produces the protein MNKAELIDKVAEKANVTKKEADALISAFTESVVEAVAEGQKVTLVGFGTFEPRARAEREGRNPKTGEAMKIPASTVPVFSAGKLFKEKVGS, from the coding sequence ATGAACAAAGCAGAATTGATCGACAAAGTTGCTGAGAAAGCCAACGTTACTAAAAAGGAGGCTGATGCCCTAATCTCGGCCTTTACCGAATCCGTTGTGGAAGCCGTTGCCGAAGGGCAAAAGGTAACTCTGGTGGGCTTCGGCACGTTTGAGCCTCGGGCTCGGGCAGAGCGCGAAGGCCGCAACCCCAAAACAGGCGAAGCGATGAAGATCCCAGCTAGCACCGTCCCTGTCTTCAGCGCCGGAAAACTGTTTAAAGAGAAGGTAGGGAGCTAA
- a CDS encoding tetratricopeptide repeat protein, with amino-acid sequence MGQMSDDLVSMLWAAAIPHFFDSRILAALRPELADQAEKLNAALKTLTFVEDFPEHGYNIHELTRTVLLRQLWGQNQEEFLILSERAANYFFNLKTSPEEDVEFFYHEVLNEEGHQTGRLLDRAIDWWTYYQIDRFQAAIQSLLEHKKAERLDTFGRAFLLHLNGLIQYKHANYKEAEIFFEDAQANYKSIRLKNSRYITTLLRDLSSSKRKQGLYKNAINICESSLSICEEQLGANHPDTATSLNNLAGLYQGTGRYREAEPLYVRALQIVEEQLGENHPDTATSLNNLASLYKNTGRYGEAEPLYVRALQIVEEQLGENHP; translated from the coding sequence ATGGGTCAGATGTCTGATGACTTAGTTTCTATGCTTTGGGCAGCGGCAATCCCACATTTTTTCGATAGCCGGATTCTGGCTGCGTTACGGCCAGAACTGGCAGATCAAGCAGAAAAACTTAATGCTGCGCTGAAAACGCTGACATTTGTAGAAGATTTTCCAGAACACGGGTATAACATTCATGAATTAACTCGAACAGTTTTGCTACGTCAGCTTTGGGGACAGAATCAAGAAGAGTTTTTAATCCTATCTGAACGAGCAGCTAATTATTTCTTTAATTTGAAGACATCGCCCGAAGAAGATGTTGAGTTCTTTTACCACGAGGTACTTAATGAAGAAGGACATCAAACGGGACGTCTCCTAGATAGAGCAATTGATTGGTGGACATACTATCAAATAGACCGCTTTCAAGCTGCAATTCAGAGCCTTTTAGAGCATAAGAAGGCTGAGAGGCTAGATACGTTTGGGCGTGCTTTTTTACTTCATTTAAACGGGTTAATTCAGTATAAGCACGCGAATTATAAAGAAGCTGAAATCTTCTTTGAAGACGCTCAAGCAAATTATAAAAGCATAAGACTAAAAAATTCGCGTTACATCACTACATTATTACGCGATCTTAGCAGTAGCAAAAGGAAACAGGGCCTCTACAAAAATGCAATAAATATCTGTGAAAGCTCCCTCTCGATCTGTGAGGAGCAACTAGGAGCAAACCACCCTGATACTGCTACCAGTCTGAATAACTTGGCAGGCCTTTATCAAGGTACAGGACGATATAGAGAGGCAGAACCTCTTTATGTCCGTGCTTTGCAAATTGTAGAAGAGCAACTAGGAGAAAATCATCCTGATACTGCTACCAGTCTGAACAACTTGGCAAGCCTCTACAAAAATACAGGACGATATGGAGAGGCAGAACCTCTTTATGTCCGTGCTTTGCAAATTGTAGAAGAGCAACTAGGAGAAAATCATCC
- a CDS encoding heavy metal translocating P-type ATPase, giving the protein MESTIFKLRGMSCASCARSVEEAIRAVPGVSECSVNFGAEQALVEYDAKKTNAEDIQNAVEEAGYSAFFLQDQEMVTGETDAEQSARSAELNKLKRRLILGAVVTSILVIGGLPMMTGLPLPWIPGWLHNPWLQLVLTIPIQFWSGESFYTGAWKAFKRRSATMDTLVALGTSAAFFYSLLPTFLPDFFLAQGLEPAVYYEISAVVITLILLGRLLENRAKGQTSDAIRKLIGLQARTARIIRSGQELEVPIESVQLNDIVVVRPGEKIPVDGSIVEGGSTIDESMVTGESVPVKKRPGDEVIGATINKTGSFKFRATRVGKDTFLAQIVKLVQQAQGSKAPIQKLADRVTGWFVPAVIGIAIATFVIWYNIMGNVTMALVTTVGVLIIACPCALGLATPTSIMVGTGKGAENGILIKGADSLELAHKIQTIVLDKTGTITQGKPVVTDYVTVNGTASELKWLQLAGSVERNSEHPLAEAVVQYAQSQEVSLIEAQDFEAIAGSGVQGDVSGHRVQIGTQRWMGELGINTSALQQPWNRLEDLGRTVIWIAVDGQIEAIMGIADAVKPSSLQAIRTLQRMHLEVVMLTGDNRRTAEVIAREVGIGRVIAEVRPDQKAAQIEHLQAEGRVVAMVGDGINDAPALAQADVGMAIGTGTDVAIAASDITLISGDLQGIVTAIQLSRATMQNIRQNLFFAFIYNVAGIPIAAGILYPIFGWLLSPIIAGAAMAFSSVSVVTNALRLRNFRPRLQG; this is encoded by the coding sequence ATGGAAAGCACAATCTTTAAACTGCGAGGCATGAGCTGCGCCTCCTGTGCTAGGAGCGTCGAAGAGGCCATTCGTGCGGTTCCGGGCGTCAGCGAGTGCAGCGTTAACTTTGGTGCAGAGCAAGCATTAGTTGAGTACGACGCTAAAAAAACAAACGCAGAAGACATTCAAAACGCGGTTGAAGAAGCGGGGTATTCGGCCTTTTTCCTCCAAGACCAAGAGATGGTGACGGGGGAAACAGATGCTGAACAATCGGCGCGCTCAGCTGAGTTAAACAAGCTCAAGCGACGGCTGATTTTGGGCGCTGTGGTCACCAGCATTTTAGTGATTGGCGGGCTGCCGATGATGACCGGGCTGCCTTTGCCCTGGATTCCGGGGTGGCTGCATAATCCTTGGCTGCAGCTGGTGCTGACAATTCCGATTCAGTTTTGGAGCGGTGAATCGTTTTATACCGGAGCCTGGAAAGCCTTCAAGCGCCGCAGCGCGACGATGGATACGCTGGTTGCGTTGGGAACCAGTGCCGCCTTTTTTTATTCCCTACTGCCTACTTTTCTTCCAGATTTTTTTCTAGCTCAGGGGTTAGAGCCTGCCGTCTATTACGAAATTTCTGCGGTGGTGATCACCTTAATTTTGCTGGGGCGACTGCTGGAGAACCGGGCCAAGGGGCAGACCTCTGACGCCATTCGTAAGCTGATTGGGCTACAGGCTCGCACGGCTCGCATTATTCGATCGGGTCAGGAGTTGGAGGTGCCGATTGAATCGGTTCAGCTCAATGACATTGTGGTTGTTCGTCCGGGTGAAAAAATCCCGGTGGATGGCAGCATTGTCGAAGGGGGATCGACCATTGATGAATCGATGGTGACTGGAGAAAGTGTGCCGGTCAAAAAACGCCCCGGTGATGAAGTGATCGGAGCCACGATTAATAAAACTGGCAGCTTTAAATTTCGAGCAACCCGCGTGGGTAAAGATACCTTTTTGGCCCAGATCGTCAAGCTGGTGCAGCAGGCTCAAGGGTCTAAAGCCCCAATTCAAAAGCTAGCTGACCGAGTGACTGGTTGGTTTGTGCCGGCAGTGATTGGCATTGCGATCGCAACCTTCGTGATCTGGTACAACATCATGGGCAACGTGACGATGGCCCTAGTAACGACGGTCGGGGTGCTGATTATTGCCTGTCCCTGTGCCTTGGGTCTAGCGACCCCGACCTCCATCATGGTTGGAACGGGCAAAGGTGCAGAAAACGGCATCTTAATCAAAGGCGCAGACAGCCTAGAACTGGCTCACAAGATCCAAACAATTGTGCTGGATAAGACCGGCACAATTACCCAGGGCAAGCCAGTTGTCACCGACTATGTAACCGTCAACGGCACCGCCAGCGAACTGAAGTGGCTACAGCTGGCAGGTTCAGTTGAACGCAACTCTGAGCATCCCCTGGCGGAAGCCGTGGTGCAATATGCCCAGTCTCAGGAAGTGAGCCTGATCGAGGCCCAAGACTTTGAAGCGATCGCAGGTAGCGGTGTGCAGGGCGATGTGTCGGGCCACCGCGTGCAGATTGGCACTCAGCGCTGGATGGGAGAACTGGGGATAAACACAAGCGCTCTACAGCAACCGTGGAACCGATTAGAAGACCTAGGCCGAACCGTTATTTGGATTGCCGTAGACGGTCAGATAGAAGCCATCATGGGCATTGCCGATGCGGTTAAGCCTTCTTCACTGCAGGCAATTCGCACGCTGCAGCGGATGCATTTAGAAGTGGTGATGCTGACCGGCGACAACCGCCGCACAGCAGAAGTAATTGCCCGCGAAGTGGGCATTGGCCGGGTGATTGCCGAAGTGCGGCCCGACCAAAAAGCTGCCCAGATCGAGCACCTGCAGGCTGAGGGCCGGGTGGTGGCTATGGTAGGCGATGGCATTAACGATGCTCCGGCGCTGGCCCAAGCTGATGTGGGCATGGCTATTGGCACCGGCACCGATGTTGCCATTGCCGCCAGCGACATTACTTTGATCTCTGGTGACTTGCAGGGCATTGTTACAGCCATTCAGCTCTCTCGCGCCACCATGCAAAATATTCGGCAAAACCTGTTTTTTGCTTTTATTTACAACGTTGCTGGCATTCCGATTGCAGCCGGGATTCTCTATCCCATCTTTGGCTGGCTGCTCAGTCCGATTATTGCTGGAGCGGCGATGGCCTTTAGCTCGGTTTCTGTGGTGACCAATGCGCTGAGGCTGCGAAACTTTCGGCCTCGGCTGCAGGGGTAA
- a CDS encoding penicillin-binding protein 1A gives MRRSPKLLKYIQDVGQITAATLLGTTMIASSVVAGGLVGLAISFRNLPDVRVLRNYVPSETSYIYDIKGTLLYSLHDEANREVVDLNEISPHLKRAVLGIEDSYFYSHNGINPSSVGRAVLANFQAGSTVEGGSTVTMQLVKNLFLTPERAISRKVAEAVLALRLEQIFAKDEILEMYLNQVYWGHNNYGVETAAQTYFNKSAKDLNLAESAVMAGLIQAPENYSPFVNYEFTKQRQATVLSRMRQLGWITAEEETAARNQPLMIGEIKSFRSSIAPYVTEAAVQELKEKFGNESVLKGGMRVQTTVDLNLQRIAEETVSRNHAALRQRGLYADQMALVAVDPRTHFVKAMVGGVDHTTSQFNRAIQAHRQPGSAFKPFVYYAGFASGRYTPDSLIADTPVSYPDGYEYYSPKNYDSTFMGNIPIRRALEVSRNVPAIRLGQAVGINQIIELCRTLGIKSPMEPVISLPLGAVDLTPMEMAGAYATFASNGWHSPPTFIVQVTDSSGNVILDNTPRPQLVLDPWAAAALNDVLQGVVTRGTGTAAQIGRPAAGKTGTTDAQRDIWFVGYVPQLATAIWVGNDNYSPLGVGATGGGYVAPVWRDFMQQALADEPVEGFRPPSDFVRP, from the coding sequence ATCCGGCGCTCCCCTAAACTTCTAAAATATATTCAGGATGTCGGCCAGATTACAGCTGCAACCCTGCTGGGCACCACCATGATTGCCAGTTCTGTGGTGGCTGGGGGACTGGTCGGACTGGCCATCAGCTTTCGCAACTTGCCAGATGTGCGGGTGCTGCGTAACTACGTCCCTAGCGAAACCAGCTACATCTACGACATCAAAGGCACCCTGCTCTACAGCCTGCACGACGAGGCCAACCGCGAGGTGGTGGACCTCAACGAAATCTCTCCCCACCTAAAGCGAGCAGTGCTGGGCATCGAAGATAGCTACTTCTACTCCCATAACGGCATCAACCCCAGCAGCGTCGGGCGGGCCGTGCTCGCCAACTTCCAGGCTGGCTCCACCGTCGAAGGGGGTTCCACCGTCACCATGCAGCTGGTAAAAAACCTGTTTCTAACCCCAGAGCGAGCCATTAGCCGTAAGGTGGCTGAGGCAGTACTGGCCCTACGTCTAGAGCAAATTTTTGCCAAAGACGAAATCCTGGAAATGTATCTAAACCAGGTGTATTGGGGCCACAACAACTACGGAGTAGAAACGGCAGCCCAAACCTACTTCAATAAATCCGCCAAAGATCTCAATCTAGCCGAATCAGCGGTGATGGCCGGTCTGATTCAGGCCCCCGAAAACTACAGCCCCTTTGTTAACTACGAGTTTACAAAGCAGCGGCAGGCCACTGTACTCAGCCGCATGCGGCAGCTGGGCTGGATTACGGCTGAAGAAGAAACCGCAGCCCGCAATCAGCCCTTGATGATTGGTGAAATTAAGTCCTTCCGCTCCAGCATCGCGCCCTACGTCACTGAGGCAGCTGTGCAGGAGCTAAAAGAGAAATTTGGCAATGAGTCGGTGCTCAAGGGCGGCATGCGGGTGCAGACGACAGTTGACCTAAACCTACAGCGTATCGCTGAAGAAACGGTCAGTCGCAACCATGCGGCTTTGCGCCAGCGGGGCCTCTATGCCGATCAAATGGCGCTAGTGGCGGTTGATCCGCGCACCCACTTTGTCAAAGCTATGGTCGGCGGTGTAGATCACACCACCAGCCAGTTCAACCGCGCTATTCAAGCCCATCGGCAGCCGGGGTCAGCCTTCAAGCCCTTTGTCTACTATGCCGGGTTTGCCTCAGGCCGTTACACGCCCGACAGCCTCATTGCCGATACCCCCGTCAGCTACCCCGATGGCTACGAATACTACAGCCCCAAGAACTACGACAGCACCTTCATGGGGAATATCCCCATTCGTCGTGCCCTAGAAGTCTCCCGCAACGTTCCGGCTATTCGGCTGGGGCAGGCCGTTGGTATCAATCAGATTATCGAACTCTGCCGCACTTTGGGCATCAAGAGCCCTATGGAGCCCGTCATTTCTCTACCGCTGGGCGCGGTCGATCTAACGCCTATGGAGATGGCTGGGGCCTATGCAACGTTTGCTAGCAATGGTTGGCACTCGCCACCCACCTTCATCGTGCAAGTCACCGACAGCAGCGGCAACGTCATTCTAGACAACACCCCTCGACCTCAGCTAGTGCTCGATCCGTGGGCAGCAGCAGCACTCAATGATGTTCTCCAGGGTGTCGTTACCCGAGGCACTGGGACGGCCGCTCAGATCGGCCGGCCTGCTGCTGGTAAAACTGGTACCACCGATGCTCAGCGAGATATCTGGTTTGTTGGGTACGTGCCGCAGTTAGCAACGGCAATTTGGGTCGGCAATGATAACTATAGCCCGTTAGGAGTAGGGGCTACAGGCGGTGGCTACGTAGCTCCCGTGTGGCGTGATTTCATGCAGCAAGCCTTGGCCGACGAGCCCGTAGAAGGGTTCCGCCCTCCCTCAGATTTCGTCAGGCCCTAA
- a CDS encoding J domain-containing protein produces MAHPSFSQDWLRFSDPYAVLGVSLAADDRRILKRYRQVAKLLHPDVQASQETGINEFAGQVLARLVNPAYQRLKSDKGRNEVLATLRFKVRRLAREDALKATCEAAQKLLQLPEPEIEIYYEQALLDLSTNQYDSSETFETLTRQISELNLVYLRRKMGEPVIREKRSGLVAASSVNTTAVAPTAPTNDGASPNYAERHSKRAQEYLKNRNFSAAIQELKDAVKIDPQNSSYHCLLGQAYLLSQLSGMAKVHFKQALKLNPKNEVALKYARQLQIDDSQFSRPASAAQPPKNEKRWRLFGGLFSKR; encoded by the coding sequence ATGGCCCATCCCTCCTTTTCCCAAGACTGGCTCCGCTTTTCTGATCCCTACGCTGTTCTGGGGGTTTCCCTTGCGGCAGATGATCGCCGTATTCTCAAGCGCTACCGGCAAGTTGCTAAACTGCTGCACCCCGATGTTCAGGCTAGCCAAGAGACTGGGATCAATGAATTTGCCGGTCAAGTACTGGCTCGGTTGGTCAACCCTGCCTACCAGCGGCTCAAAAGCGACAAAGGCCGCAACGAGGTTTTGGCAACCCTCCGATTCAAGGTACGACGATTGGCCCGAGAGGACGCTTTAAAGGCTACCTGTGAGGCTGCCCAAAAGCTGCTGCAGCTTCCCGAACCTGAGATCGAAATCTACTACGAGCAGGCCCTATTAGACCTCAGCACCAACCAGTACGACAGTTCTGAAACATTTGAAACCCTTACCCGGCAGATCAGTGAGCTTAATCTCGTCTATCTGCGCCGCAAGATGGGTGAGCCGGTCATTCGGGAAAAACGGAGCGGACTGGTTGCTGCCTCTAGCGTAAATACCACGGCTGTTGCGCCTACTGCCCCAACCAACGACGGTGCGAGCCCTAACTACGCGGAACGCCATTCCAAGCGAGCCCAGGAGTACCTGAAAAACCGCAATTTCTCAGCGGCCATCCAAGAGCTTAAAGATGCAGTCAAAATCGATCCCCAAAACAGTTCGTATCACTGTCTTTTGGGACAAGCCTATCTGCTCAGCCAGCTTTCCGGCATGGCCAAAGTCCACTTCAAGCAGGCGCTCAAGCTCAATCCCAAGAATGAAGTTGCTCTAAAATACGCGCGTCAACTGCAGATTGACGACTCTCAGTTCAGCAGACCGGCCTCTGCTGCTCAGCCCCCCAAAAATGAGAAGCGGTGGAGACTGTTTGGCGGTCTTTTTTCCAAACGGTAA
- a CDS encoding SHOCT domain-containing protein, giving the protein MESRLRNRRVAASLALLGALMPGALPLSGLHKFYMGQPLWGIAYLLLGWTQIPRIACAIEGFWYLSQNEAGFKARFGGTETIAIPDKAEQVSAIATALRELDQLRQEGLISEHEFEQKRRVLLDQVG; this is encoded by the coding sequence ATGGAAAGTCGGTTGCGAAATCGGCGTGTGGCAGCTTCTCTAGCCTTGCTCGGGGCGTTGATGCCAGGAGCTCTGCCGCTATCTGGGCTGCATAAGTTTTATATGGGGCAGCCCCTTTGGGGTATTGCTTATCTTCTACTGGGTTGGACCCAGATTCCCAGAATTGCCTGTGCGATTGAGGGATTTTGGTACCTGAGCCAAAATGAAGCGGGCTTTAAAGCTCGCTTCGGCGGTACTGAGACGATCGCAATACCAGATAAGGCCGAACAGGTCAGTGCGATCGCAACCGCCCTGCGGGAACTCGATCAGCTGCGCCAGGAAGGGCTGATCTCAGAGCATGAGTTTGAGCAAAAGCGGCGCGTCCTGCTAGATCAGGTGGGTTAG
- the pip gene encoding prolyl aminopeptidase, protein MRSLYPPISPYRTGFLPVSRLHTLYFEESGNPQGQPVVFLHGGPGGGTIPLYRQFFDPQRWRIVLFDQRGCGLSRPHAELEENTTWDLVEDIEKLRSHLNIERWTVFGGSWGSTLALAYSQTYPDRCQGLILRGIFTLRQKEIQWFYQEGASYLFPDAWERYLEPIPSEERHDLVKAYYQRLTSPDRATRLQAARAWSVWEASTSKLIPDTDLIERFGSDDFAVAFARIECHYFIHQGFFEPDYQLLKNVEPIRHIPGVIVQGRYDVVCPAITAWELHRAWPEAEFILVPDAGHSATEPGIVHELVEATDRFVGRFR, encoded by the coding sequence ATGCGATCGCTCTATCCCCCCATCAGCCCTTACCGCACTGGTTTTCTTCCCGTCTCCCGCCTCCACACCCTCTACTTCGAAGAATCTGGTAACCCCCAAGGCCAGCCGGTGGTGTTTCTCCACGGGGGGCCTGGGGGCGGCACTATTCCCCTCTATCGGCAGTTTTTTGACCCGCAGAGATGGCGGATTGTGCTATTTGATCAGCGGGGCTGCGGCCTTAGTCGCCCTCACGCTGAACTGGAAGAAAACACTACCTGGGACCTGGTGGAGGATATTGAAAAGCTGCGATCGCACCTCAATATCGAGCGCTGGACTGTTTTTGGCGGCAGCTGGGGCAGCACGCTGGCGCTGGCCTATAGCCAGACCTACCCCGATCGCTGTCAGGGGCTCATTCTGCGCGGCATCTTCACCCTGCGGCAAAAGGAAATTCAGTGGTTTTACCAAGAAGGGGCCAGCTACCTCTTTCCCGACGCCTGGGAACGCTACCTAGAGCCCATTCCCTCCGAGGAACGGCACGACCTGGTCAAAGCCTACTATCAGCGCCTTACCAGTCCTGATCGGGCAACCCGCCTTCAGGCTGCCCGCGCCTGGTCTGTCTGGGAGGCCAGCACCAGCAAACTTATTCCAGACACCGATCTAATCGAGCGCTTTGGCAGTGATGATTTTGCGGTGGCTTTTGCTCGAATCGAGTGCCACTACTTTATTCACCAAGGCTTTTTCGAGCCCGACTACCAGCTTCTCAAAAATGTAGAGCCGATTCGCCATATTCCTGGCGTTATCGTTCAGGGTCGCTACGATGTTGTCTGCCCCGCGATCACCGCTTGGGAGCTGCACCGTGCCTGGCCTGAAGCCGAGTTTATCCTGGTTCCCGATGCTGGTCACTCTGCCACTGAGCCTGGGATTGTTCATGAGCTAGTTGAGGCGACGGATCGGTTTGTGGGTCGGTTTAGGTGA
- a CDS encoding AAA family ATPase — protein sequence MPKLRNLANRTKELNIFLKMAEGNYDCRIMLIEGESGMGKTSLLNRFRQECPSEVKYVPFDCKGVNSIAAFLSEVVTDLGHDKFPAFGNKVRLFVQGGVDFSENDIAAEKSISIAINSGVDPQTQEYRLEELEKAFFYDLAKLEHRTVITLDTYQSASELLRNWIESKWLRAVGRLRNVVTVIAGQLVPASNHSVWGDDCEHFVLKPISEIEAWCKFCSELLEEAVLSEDAIKAIALGCKGHPANIHQMLSIAAEQW from the coding sequence ATGCCAAAACTGCGTAATTTAGCAAATAGAACGAAAGAACTCAATATCTTCTTGAAGATGGCAGAGGGTAATTACGACTGCCGCATCATGCTTATTGAGGGTGAATCAGGAATGGGAAAAACATCTCTGCTCAACCGATTTAGACAGGAGTGTCCTTCCGAAGTCAAATATGTACCCTTTGATTGTAAGGGCGTAAACAGCATAGCCGCTTTTCTGTCAGAAGTTGTAACTGACTTAGGGCATGATAAATTCCCAGCTTTTGGAAATAAGGTCAGATTGTTTGTGCAAGGAGGCGTTGACTTTTCTGAGAATGATATTGCCGCAGAAAAGAGTATTTCAATAGCAATTAACTCAGGAGTTGATCCTCAAACTCAAGAATACCGACTTGAGGAATTGGAAAAAGCGTTTTTTTATGACTTGGCAAAACTTGAGCATCGAACTGTAATTACACTTGATACATATCAATCAGCCAGCGAGCTGCTGCGGAATTGGATTGAAAGCAAGTGGTTACGAGCTGTCGGGAGATTAAGAAATGTAGTAACAGTAATTGCCGGACAACTTGTCCCTGCTTCAAATCACTCAGTTTGGGGTGATGATTGTGAACACTTTGTACTGAAACCCATCTCTGAAATAGAAGCGTGGTGCAAGTTCTGTTCAGAGCTGTTAGAGGAGGCAGTGTTATCAGAGGATGCAATTAAAGCAATTGCTCTAGGATGCAAAGGCCATCCAGCAAACATTCATCAAATGTTGTCAATTGCAGCGGAACAGTGGTAA
- a CDS encoding DUF1825 family protein encodes MGFFDSELVQREAMQLFQDYQSLTQLGSGYGKFDREGKKLFIEQMESVMDRYRIFMKRFELSEDFSAQMTVEQLKTQLGQFGMTPDKMFEQMNQTLERMKAEIDS; translated from the coding sequence ATGGGATTTTTTGATTCTGAGCTAGTTCAAAGAGAAGCTATGCAGCTGTTTCAGGACTACCAGTCGCTGACGCAGCTAGGAAGCGGCTATGGCAAATTTGACCGAGAGGGAAAAAAGCTGTTTATTGAGCAGATGGAATCGGTTATGGACCGTTATCGCATCTTCATGAAGCGATTTGAACTGTCTGAAGATTTTTCGGCTCAAATGACTGTAGAACAGCTCAAAACTCAACTCGGCCAGTTTGGTATGACTCCGGACAAAATGTTTGAGCAAATGAATCAAACCCTAGAGCGCATGAAAGCCGAAATCGACTCCTAG
- a CDS encoding ComEA family DNA-binding protein encodes MSLDQPKSPFIKLRGQLNPLRQRLQSDPYCRLQSYQEVKLAAELGFCLDVNRATVDDWLRLPGLSIHQARSLVSLSHAGVAFHCLEDVAAALGMPPAALTPLLPVLDFRYYDPAEAAGLVPVRVNQATVDDLCQVPRIDPQTARAIIYDRNWRGPFQNAAEFQQRLHVPPDWMAHLIHYLRF; translated from the coding sequence ATGTCGCTAGACCAGCCCAAGAGCCCCTTCATCAAGCTCAGGGGGCAACTTAATCCGCTGCGCCAGCGGCTGCAGTCAGACCCCTATTGCCGCCTGCAGTCTTACCAAGAGGTGAAGCTGGCAGCCGAGCTAGGGTTTTGTCTAGACGTGAACCGAGCCACGGTGGACGACTGGCTGCGGCTGCCAGGACTGTCGATTCACCAGGCGCGATCGCTAGTAAGCCTGAGTCACGCGGGAGTTGCATTTCACTGCTTAGAGGATGTAGCCGCTGCACTAGGGATGCCTCCAGCAGCGCTCACACCGCTTTTGCCGGTGCTAGATTTTCGCTACTACGACCCAGCCGAAGCAGCTGGTCTGGTGCCAGTGAGGGTGAATCAAGCCACGGTAGACGATCTTTGTCAGGTTCCCCGAATAGATCCGCAGACGGCCCGAGCCATTATCTACGATCGCAACTGGCGAGGCCCCTTTCAAAACGCTGCCGAGTTTCAGCAGCGGCTACATGTGCCGCCCGATTGGATGGCACATTTGATACACTACTTGCGCTTCTAA